From Myotis daubentonii chromosome 7, mMyoDau2.1, whole genome shotgun sequence, a single genomic window includes:
- the LOC132238242 gene encoding sterol 26-hydroxylase, mitochondrial isoform X2 yields the protein MWVTRVGPQTHVNLASAPLLEQVMRQEGKYPVRNDMDLWKEHRDLQGLAYGPFTTQGHHWYQLRQVLNQRMLKPAEAALYTDALNEVIDSFMVRLNEIRAESSSGDQVPDMAHLFYYFALEAICYILFEKRIGCLERSIPQDTAAFVRSVGLMFQNSLYATFLPKWTRPLLPFWKRYLDGWNTIFSFGKKLIDQKLKEIEAQLQAEGPEGVQISGYLHFLLTSGQLSPQEAMGSLPELLMAGVDTTSNTLTWALYHLSKSPEIQKALHEEVVGVVPAGQAPRHKDFAHMPLLKAVLKETLRLYPVVPINSRVIVEKEIEVGGFLFPKNTQFVLCHYVVSRDPSIFPEPESFQPHRWLRKSQSDTLGVQHPFGSVPFGYGVRACLGRRIAELEMQLLLARLMQQYQVVLAPETGEVKSVARIVLVPNKNVGLRFLQRPC from the exons ATGTGGGTAACCCGTGTAGGACCTCAGACCCATGTGAACCTGGCCAGTGCCCCACTCCTGGAGCAAGTCATGCGGCAAGAGGGCAAGTACCCAGTACGGAATGACATGGATCTATGGAAGGAGCACCGGGACCTGCAGGGCCTGGCATATGGGCCCTTTACCAC GCAAGGACATCACTGGTACCAGCTGCGCCAGGTTCTGAACCAGCGAATGCTGAAGCCGGCCGAGGCCGCGCTCTACACAGATGCTCTGAATGAAGTGATTGACAGTTTCATGGTTCGACTGAATGAGATTCGGGCAGAGAGTTCCTCTGGGGATCAGGTGCCTGACATGGCTCACCTTTTCTACTACTTTGCCTTGGAAG CTATTTGCTACATCCTGTTTGAGAAACGTATTGGCTGCCTGGAGCGCTCCATCCCCCAGGACACTGCGGCCTTCGTCAGATCTGTCGGGCTCATGTTCCAGAACTCGCTCTATGCCACTTTCCTCCCCAAGTGGACCCGTCCCCTGCTGCCCTTCTGGAAGCGATACCTGGATGGCTGGAACACCATCTTCTCTTTTG GGAAGAAATTGATTGATCAGAAACTCAAAGAGATAGAGGCCCAACTGCAGGCAGAAGGGCCAGAAGGGGTCCAGATATCTGGCTACCTGCACTTCCTGTTGACCAGTGGACAGCTCAGTCCTCAGGAGGCCATGGGCAGCCTCCCTGAGCTGCTCATGGCTGGAGTAGACACG ACGTCCAACACGCTGACGTGGGCCCTGTACCATCTTTCAAAGAGCCCAGAGATCCAGAAGGCCTTGCATGAAGAAGTGGTAGGTGTGGTGCCAGCTGGGCAGGCGCCCCGGCATAAGGACTTTGCTCACATGCCCTTGCTCAAAGCTGTGCTGAAGGAGACCCTGCG TCTCTACCCTGTGGTTCCCATAAATTCCCGGGTAATCGtggaaaaagaaattgaagttGGTGGTTTCCTCTTCCCCAAGAAT ACCCAGTTTGTGCTGTGCCACTATGTGGTGTCCCGGGACCCTAGCATCTTCCCTGAGCCAGAAAGCTTCCAGCCCCATCGCTGGCTGAGGAAGAGTCAGTCTGATACCCTCGGGGTCCAACACCCATTTGGCTCTGTGCCCTTCGGCTATGGGGTCCGGGCTTGCCTGGGCCGCAGGATTGCAGAGCTGGAGATGCAGCTGCTGCTGGCAAGG CTGATGCAGCAGTACCAGGTGGTCCTGGCCCCTGAGACAGGGGAGGTGAAGAGTGTGGCCCGCATTGTCCTGGTTCCTAATAAGAACGTGGGTCTGCGCTTCCTGCAGAGACCTTGCTGA